The genomic DNA gacagggcagaatctaggataatccaaggcctggggagagggggtgatagtggaattgttagttatgatggatacttccgggatgttactggtgttagtttttttaaagagacagtacttcgattatgaaatggtcgcatagtcgaacgatttttacttcgaatcgaagtcgaagtaaattggaagtcgtagtatcctattcaatggttgaagtatccaaaaaattacttcaaattttttttacttcgaaaattccctcgaattcacttcgacccttgataaatctgccccttaatgtccatattaaaggcaaaactgtaccattgggtttatttaggggcagatttatcaagggttgaatttcgaatggaaaACACGCCGAAATTTGAatgcaaaaagaccaaccaaaattaagtcaaaaggtttttttgtgtCGAATAggtttgtattcggccgaatacgaatcgaagtaatatcgcattcgattgaatttgattcgaagttttccccccaaaaaacagatttttctaggaggtcccccataggctaaaacagcaattcggcaggttttaaaaggCAAATCgacgaagtcaaatttttaaagagacagtacattataaatttcgataTCTGAATCTTTTACAAATTCAAaatcgaggtacacaaaaatatctcgaaatttgaattttttaaattcgaaaattcacctcgacccttgataaatatgccccttataatGTTAACATAAACTGGAATTGTTTTTAAGGCTCCTGTGTAGGGAGAGACATTAGAAGACAAGGTGCACCTCTTCAGTTTTACAGTCTAGTAGGATACTCctgttgttttattatattctatCAAGAAACACCATAAACACAATCTGTGTGCGCTGCAATTCTATGTTCCTCCACCAAACCACTTGCCTCATTCACTCGCTATACGGAACGCGTTTTGGGACATCGTAAGGGGAAATCGTCCTGCATGGAATGCGCGCCCTGacaatgtcctaaaatgtgttccgtaGCGCCAGCTCAATACGCTTAGGGatcgtgacgtcacttccgcgtTGCGCTTCCTACACCAGCTCGGGTCAGTGACGCAGCGTGAGGAGGCGTCTGTCCGCTGTACTTGCTCTGTTGTGAGTGCGTTGTTTGCTCTAAGACGGAAGTGTTGAAATGAAGCCGGCAGTGGACGAGATGTTCCCAGAGGGAGCTGGTCCTTATGTGGATCTAGATGAGGTGAAGGAGGcgcgattattattattactactactactactactactactactactactactactacagctcTAGGGCTGCTGGTAGTCTTGAAATCGCACAGAGGATTAGCTTGTGTGAGGCCATAGATAGGGATGCAcgtatgtattttctttttgaagtGCAAAGTGAGTGTGCAAGCTATAATAATCTCATTAATTGCGGTAAAGAACTCCTATAGTGAGTaactacatttatttaattgcCACTGATGTTGACTCTGGCCCTAGCAATGTCTCCCCCCCCCTGTATTGCAAACTGACCAACTGCATAGAAGTATGTTCCCATGAACCTATGGCCACAAATCAGCTCTCACAGTCTCTGCTCACCCTCTggcttttatattaattttttaaatctgacatggggctagacatattgtcaatttcccagctgcccctggtcatgtgacttgtgcctgcactttaggagagaaatgctttctggcaggctgctgtttttcctcctcaatgtaactgaatgtgtcatggtgagacatgggtttttacaattgagtgttgttctaagatctaccaggcagctgttatcttgtgttagggagctgttatctggttaccttcccattgtaacTGCAgggggatggggtgatatcactccaacttgcagtacagcagtaaagagtgattgaagtttatcagagcacaagtcacatgacttggggcagctgggaaattgacaaaatttctagccccatgtcagatttcgaaattgaatatgaaaaatgtgtttgctcttttgagaaatggatttcagtgcagaattctgttggagcagcactattaactgattcattttgaaaaaaaaaattttcatgacagtatccctttaacttgtagaatggctaattctaaacagatttttagttggtcttcattatttatttttcattttttttttttttttattattttccgccttcttctggcgctttccagatttcaaacgggggtaactgaccccatctaaaaggtAAATGCTCtctaagtagggttgccatctggcgggtattttactggcctggctgccaaaaattatggctgatcccaatgtttttaatagggaaaaaatataaatatataggaaggccagtatttttttccagaaaaggtggcaaccctatctgtaaggctaaaatgtattgttattagcactttttattcctcgtctttctattcaggcctctcctattccagtctcgatgcatggttgctagggtaacttggaccctagcaaccagattgctgaaattgaaaactgaagagctgctgaataaaaagctaaataaccacaaataatataaaatgaaagccaattgcaaatagtctcagaatagcactcaacatcatactaaaagttaactcatcgGTGGACAGCCCCTTTATAGGGGTTGTTTGGCCATAAATGAACTATCATGTATGTacatattgatattctgagaccatttgcaactgattttttttatggattttgcattgtttagcattttgttcagcagcactccaatttggatttttagcagctgtctggttgctaggatcttgtTTACattagcaaccaagcagtggtttgaatgagacacTGAGCTTATATAGTAAAATAggcaatacaaagtaacaataatatcgtatgctcacagagcaatagttttttgattGCAGTGGTCGGTGACCCCaacatgaaagctggaaagatgtagaaaaagaaatcaaataattaaaaaaaaaaaaaactattaaaaataaaaatgaaaactagggatgcacagaatccacgattcggattcagctaaatccttcTGGCctgccaatccgaatcctaatttacatatacatattaggggtgaggatggattttttttttgtcacaaaacaaagaaataaaaaatgttttccccttccaacccataatttgcatatgccaattaagGTTTGGTATTCTGgtcaaatctttcgcgaagaattccaaaatattggattcggtgcatccctaatgaaaaccaatttcagaGTTGCTTGGAATAggtcattctatcacatactaaatactaacttaaaggtggacaacccctttaaaggtcatgtaaagtagaataaggctagaaatgctgtattttgtatactaaatataaacatgaacttactgcaccccaagcctaatcaaacaaataatttatgctttcaaagttggctacagggggtcaccatcttgtaactttgttaaacatctttgcaagactaagactgtgcacatgctcagtgtggtctgggctgcttaggcatcgtcataaacaaagctgcttgagttctgcatggctgggaagtaaggcgggggctccccctgctgttcataagtatgattgtttccctgctcagcagttagggaccatctgacaattcctatccacagcagttaatgaagggagaatttcactgcatacagtcaggtttcttataaaaacggtacaccttttttaattaaagtatattggagataggtttctttttcattaaagaaagtaaaaatgggattttattttttttgcctttaaatgccctttaaaagaAAGAACCCATCTTTGGTAGTTGCTGCACATTATGTTCAGTACAGTTCAGTTGTCTCTGTTTCATTTACCTTATAGGCAGGTGGAAGTTCTGGACTTTTGATGGATTTAGCAGCAAATGAAAAGGCGGTGCATGCAGATTTCTTCAATGGTGAGATTACAGTTGCAAGGCCAGGGTAATATTATGCCAATATGTGCAAACAGAACAACCAAAACAATTGTTATGATGCCCTTTCTTTCAGATTTTGAAGATCTGTTTGATGATGAGGATATCCAGTAATATCCCAGCTTTAATGCACGAAGACTCTATTTACTGCTTACGTCCCATCAATGATGGGAAATGTTAGATGACTTTGTGTTTATAGTTGCCTTGTAAATAAAATATCCTTGCTAGAAGTCGTATCttgttttgtttgcaaaaaaGTGTGTTATTCTGTAACTGTCTTACTGTGCAAAACTAAAAGCAATGGAATGGAAAGTGACCTTACACATTTGCCAgataaactgaaaatattttcaagCTTTTGCTTTCCtttaactaatatttagttgtataattactgtttctgagaactgctgcacatctgtgttacatggagtccactgACTTCTggaacctgttacattccacaattcttctgcatttcttcgTTTTGCCTCAGTAACAGAATATTTTATATCACTTCACAAGTTttttattggattaaggtccagggattgggcggCCACTCCATAACaccaatcttgttggtctggaaccaaaatAT from Xenopus laevis strain J_2021 chromosome 5S, Xenopus_laevis_v10.1, whole genome shotgun sequence includes the following:
- the cops9.S gene encoding COP9 signalosome complex subunit 9 (The RefSeq protein has 1 substitution compared to this genomic sequence) produces the protein MKPAVDEMFPEGAGPYVDLDEAGGSSGLLMDLAADEKAVHADFFNDFEDLFDDEDIQ